The following are from one region of the Stanieria sp. NIES-3757 genome:
- a CDS encoding glutamate/cysteine ligase, with product MVLLSKGFEIEIYTGTPQGEVVGLSDQIVKNLDGFVREPDNRNVEYTTAPFCNYDRLLCAILKPRQILRSYLRSLGNYTLIPGSTLSLGDSSRFERSDPNNPYHSYIEQTYGTKVVTASIHINIGIAEPEKLMQACRLIRVEAPLYLALSAASPFLDGKATGFHSTRWQMFPQTPDNVPLFESHAHFINWTETQLAAGTMKNVRHLWNSVRPNGDRRPYNLNRLELRICDLVVDPIALLAITALLEARLIEMLANPRLDPLQQSRLSNTHLAEDLIAVTAENEVAVAHDSLDAQLTHWQDGRKIKASDWISELYQQVLPIAKNRGYSCFLLPLNKILRNGNTAQQWLKLHQQGTEIKDIIQQAIQTTEQQERELEDKLCQTILVA from the coding sequence ATGGTACTGCTATCTAAAGGATTTGAAATTGAAATTTACACAGGAACGCCTCAAGGCGAAGTAGTTGGTTTATCAGACCAAATTGTTAAGAATTTAGACGGTTTTGTTCGTGAGCCAGATAACCGCAATGTGGAATATACTACTGCTCCTTTTTGTAATTATGACCGCTTGCTTTGTGCCATTTTAAAACCCAGACAAATTTTACGGAGTTATTTACGGAGTCTGGGGAATTACACTTTGATTCCTGGTAGTACTTTATCCTTAGGAGATAGTAGTCGATTTGAACGTTCTGACCCTAATAATCCCTATCATAGCTATATCGAACAAACCTACGGAACTAAAGTAGTTACGGCGAGTATTCATATTAATATTGGGATTGCTGAACCAGAAAAATTAATGCAAGCTTGTCGTCTGATTAGAGTAGAAGCTCCTTTATATCTAGCGTTAAGTGCTGCTTCACCTTTCTTAGATGGCAAAGCAACTGGTTTTCATTCAACTCGTTGGCAAATGTTTCCTCAAACGCCAGACAATGTGCCTTTATTTGAAAGCCATGCTCATTTTATTAATTGGACGGAAACCCAACTTGCTGCTGGGACAATGAAAAACGTCCGTCATCTTTGGAATTCCGTTCGACCCAATGGCGATCGCAGACCGTATAATCTCAATCGTTTAGAACTGAGAATTTGTGATTTAGTAGTAGATCCGATCGCTTTATTGGCAATTACAGCTTTATTAGAAGCTAGATTAATTGAAATGCTAGCCAATCCTAGGCTTGACCCTCTTCAACAAAGTCGTTTATCTAACACTCATTTGGCAGAAGATTTAATTGCTGTGACAGCAGAAAATGAAGTAGCAGTTGCTCATGATAGTTTAGATGCTCAATTAACCCATTGGCAAGATGGGAGAAAAATCAAAGCTAGTGATTGGATTAGCGAACTTTATCAACAAGTTTTGCCCATAGCCAAAAATCGTGGTTACAGTTGTTTCTTGTTACCTTTAAACAAAATTTTACGGAATGGCAATACCGCTCAACAGTGGTTAAAATTACATCAACAAGGAACAGAGATCAAAGACATTATTCAACAAGCAATTCAAACCACCGAACAACAAGAAAGAGAATTAG